The following proteins are encoded in a genomic region of Planococcus lenghuensis:
- a CDS encoding YeiH family protein, giving the protein MGRLRNCQEIAPGLFLCLLLMLAGIFGAEALGVLLKTTGVLPEDGVNPVSEIFIIILLGILIRNTIGLNSRFVKGVTFSVQMVLKAGIVLLGLRLSLLEALALGAWGIPLIIACISVALGVTLFCTKKLGQSARLGTLIASGTSICGLTAIMATAPVIKAKENEVAYAVANITIFGLTGMLIYPYIIVFFFSDDPVKAGLFLGTAIHDTAQVTGAALIYGDLINSAQVVDVATVTKLIRNLFLIAVIPFVSVLLWKRDKESAVLPKWHQLVPLFIIGFFAMALLRTIGDATATASGEAFGLLAPGTWEQAAVAVSTFGSTYLFGIAMAGIGLSTSFNVFKGLGMKPFAIGFTAAFAVGAVSLVLISVFGDFIAV; this is encoded by the coding sequence TTGGGAAGACTGCGTAACTGCCAGGAAATCGCACCGGGGCTCTTCCTGTGCCTGCTGCTGATGCTTGCAGGTATTTTTGGTGCAGAAGCGCTGGGTGTATTGCTGAAGACAACCGGTGTGCTTCCTGAAGACGGAGTGAACCCGGTATCGGAGATTTTTATTATTATTTTACTCGGCATTCTCATCCGCAATACCATCGGACTAAATTCCCGCTTTGTAAAAGGCGTGACTTTTTCTGTACAAATGGTATTGAAAGCGGGTATTGTGCTGCTGGGTCTTCGGCTCAGTCTGCTGGAAGCCCTTGCGCTCGGTGCATGGGGCATTCCGCTGATCATTGCCTGCATTTCTGTCGCCTTAGGTGTTACGCTGTTCTGTACAAAAAAACTGGGACAATCGGCAAGGCTTGGCACATTGATCGCTTCAGGAACAAGCATCTGCGGCTTAACAGCCATTATGGCGACAGCGCCAGTGATCAAGGCGAAGGAAAATGAAGTGGCGTATGCAGTGGCCAATATTACGATATTCGGTCTTACCGGCATGTTGATTTATCCATACATAATTGTATTCTTTTTTTCGGATGACCCTGTGAAAGCCGGTCTGTTCCTCGGAACCGCCATTCATGATACTGCACAAGTGACCGGTGCTGCACTGATTTACGGCGATTTGATCAACTCTGCCCAAGTCGTCGATGTGGCAACTGTCACGAAGCTGATCCGTAACCTGTTCCTGATTGCTGTGATTCCATTCGTCAGCGTGCTGTTATGGAAGCGGGATAAGGAATCCGCCGTGCTGCCGAAATGGCATCAGCTTGTTCCGCTGTTCATCATCGGATTTTTTGCCATGGCACTCCTCCGGACAATCGGAGATGCGACAGCAACAGCTTCAGGGGAAGCATTCGGTCTGCTGGCTCCTGGGACATGGGAACAGGCAGCTGTAGCTGTCAGCACATTCGGCTCCACTTATCTATTCGGTATTGCAATGGCCGGTATCGGGTTATCGACCAGTTTCAATGTATTTAAAGGGCTCGGCATGAAACCATTCGCCATCGGATTTACCGCAGCATTTGCTGTTGGTGCGGTGAGCCTTGTGCTGATTTCCGTGTTTGGCGATTTCATTGCTGTCTGA
- a CDS encoding NAD(P)-dependent malic enzyme, producing the protein MGDLRDESLQLHREHQGKLEVRSKVKVANKEDLSLAYSPGVAAPCLEIAQDGTKIYEYTMKGNTVAVVTNGTAVLGLGNIGSAASLPVMEGKAVLFKEFAGVDAFPITLKTTDTDEIVRTVKLLDAGFGGINLEDIAAPACFVIEERLKEELDIPVFHDDQHGTAIVTLAGLLNAMQLTGRTKEGTKVVVNGAGAAGIAIVKLLHASGFTDIVMCDTKGAIFEGRLYGMNSYKEEIGSFTNRDRTEGLLKDVIRGADVFIGVSAEGALTQDMVRSMAPDSIIFAMANPNPEILPHLAKEAGAKVIGTGRSDFPNQVNNVLAFPGIFRGALDVRATEINETMKIAAVEAIAGLLAIEELHADYVIPAPFDRRVAPAVAAAVAETARKSGVTALLATDEH; encoded by the coding sequence GTGGGCGATTTACGGGATGAATCATTACAGCTGCACCGGGAACATCAAGGGAAACTGGAAGTCCGGTCCAAAGTGAAGGTGGCGAATAAAGAAGATCTTAGTCTTGCCTATTCACCGGGCGTTGCTGCTCCGTGCCTGGAAATTGCTCAGGATGGCACGAAAATTTACGAATATACGATGAAAGGCAATACAGTAGCGGTTGTAACGAACGGGACAGCTGTACTCGGACTTGGCAATATCGGTTCCGCTGCTTCCCTGCCGGTCATGGAAGGAAAAGCGGTACTCTTCAAGGAATTTGCAGGAGTGGATGCGTTTCCGATCACGTTGAAGACGACCGATACGGACGAAATAGTGAGAACGGTCAAGCTGCTGGATGCCGGTTTCGGTGGGATTAACCTGGAAGATATTGCTGCACCTGCCTGCTTCGTAATTGAGGAGCGGCTGAAAGAGGAACTGGATATTCCGGTATTTCATGATGATCAGCATGGCACGGCGATTGTCACGCTTGCAGGTCTTCTGAATGCCATGCAGCTTACCGGCCGGACAAAAGAAGGAACAAAAGTTGTAGTTAATGGCGCGGGTGCTGCCGGAATTGCAATCGTCAAACTGCTGCATGCCAGCGGATTTACCGATATCGTCATGTGTGATACAAAAGGTGCCATATTTGAGGGCCGGCTATACGGAATGAATTCTTATAAAGAAGAGATTGGTTCATTCACGAATCGTGACCGGACGGAAGGGTTATTGAAAGATGTAATCAGAGGAGCCGATGTGTTCATTGGCGTGTCTGCAGAAGGGGCGCTGACACAGGATATGGTCCGCTCAATGGCGCCGGACTCGATTATTTTTGCAATGGCAAACCCGAATCCTGAAATTCTCCCACACCTTGCTAAAGAAGCAGGAGCGAAAGTTATCGGAACCGGCCGTTCGGATTTTCCGAATCAGGTCAATAATGTTCTGGCGTTTCCCGGCATTTTCCGGGGAGCCCTCGATGTGCGGGCAACAGAGATCAATGAAACGATGAAAATTGCCGCCGTCGAAGCGATTGCCGGCCTGCTGGCTATAGAAGAACTTCACGCCGATTACGTGATTCCGGCACCATTTGATCGTCGGGTAGCACCAGCTGTTGCTGCTGCAGTTGCTGAAACAGCCAGGAAAAGCGGTGTTACCGCCCTGCTGGCAACTGATGAACATTAA
- the ggt gene encoding gamma-glutamyltransferase, with amino-acid sequence MKGLLNSTAVTMLSTVLVIGVFPASGSAQKGYINYQEYDQVAVADGGMVATAHPLASEIGAAVLEKGGNAVDAAIAIQFALNVTEPMMSGIGGGGFMMVYDAETGETQIVNSRERAPAGATPDMFLDENGKPIPFGTRSMLGTAVGVPGTLKGLEEAHERWGTLPMPRLIKPAIELAQKGFPIDSVLAEAIADNEEKLSRSAAAEVFLPNGEPLEEGELLVQPDLADTLKLIRAKGTDVFYEGPIADALAETVQEFGGSMAAEDLANYELTVDEPVWGEYQGYEIASMPPPSSGGVFLLQMLGILDGFDLSQYNVRSWEKYHLLAETMHLAYADRAAYAGDPEFVDVPVEGLLHPDYIAKRRALISLDSVNTNPTAGDPWSFESGSGPAPVAQPANDQYGETTHFTVADRYGNVVSYTTTIEQVFGTGIMVPDYGFMLNNELTDFDAVPGGANEVQPNKRPLSSMTPTIVFDDGEPVLTVGSPGGPTIITSVLQTILHAIEYDMELKAAVEEPRIYSNSITSYRYEEGVPAEVLTVLKGMGHRFGSSPVVLGNVQSILIDRELGLFKGVADSSRNGAAIGVEYSKKGKGHPNGKDDK; translated from the coding sequence ATGAAAGGATTACTGAATTCAACTGCTGTCACAATGCTGAGCACCGTATTAGTGATCGGTGTTTTCCCGGCTTCTGGCAGTGCGCAAAAAGGGTACATAAATTATCAGGAATACGACCAAGTCGCTGTGGCGGATGGCGGTATGGTTGCTACAGCCCACCCGCTCGCTTCGGAAATTGGTGCAGCTGTATTGGAAAAAGGAGGTAACGCAGTTGATGCAGCAATTGCCATTCAGTTTGCCTTGAACGTAACAGAACCGATGATGTCGGGAATCGGCGGCGGCGGATTTATGATGGTGTATGACGCTGAAACCGGTGAAACCCAAATCGTGAACAGCCGGGAGCGGGCACCTGCTGGCGCAACACCGGATATGTTCCTCGATGAAAATGGAAAACCGATTCCATTTGGCACCCGCTCAATGCTAGGCACAGCCGTAGGGGTGCCTGGAACGCTAAAAGGACTGGAAGAAGCGCATGAACGCTGGGGAACATTGCCGATGCCGCGCTTGATCAAACCGGCAATCGAACTTGCACAAAAGGGCTTCCCGATCGACTCGGTGCTTGCCGAGGCGATTGCTGATAACGAAGAGAAGCTGAGCCGAAGCGCAGCAGCAGAGGTATTCCTGCCAAATGGTGAACCGCTCGAGGAAGGGGAACTCCTCGTTCAACCGGATTTAGCGGATACATTAAAGTTAATCCGGGCAAAAGGGACAGATGTATTTTACGAGGGCCCGATTGCCGACGCCCTTGCAGAAACGGTCCAGGAATTCGGGGGTTCCATGGCTGCTGAAGATTTGGCGAATTACGAATTGACAGTTGATGAACCGGTATGGGGCGAGTATCAGGGCTATGAGATCGCTTCGATGCCTCCACCAAGTTCGGGCGGCGTGTTCCTGCTGCAGATGCTCGGAATTCTCGATGGATTCGACTTGTCCCAGTATAACGTTCGGTCATGGGAAAAATATCATCTGTTAGCGGAAACCATGCACCTCGCTTATGCAGACCGGGCAGCATATGCAGGGGATCCGGAGTTTGTCGATGTACCTGTTGAAGGTCTCCTGCATCCCGACTATATTGCGAAACGCCGGGCACTAATCAGCTTGGACTCAGTCAACACCAACCCGACAGCAGGCGACCCGTGGTCATTTGAATCTGGTTCGGGTCCGGCACCGGTTGCACAGCCGGCGAATGACCAGTACGGAGAAACAACTCACTTCACCGTAGCGGACAGATATGGCAATGTCGTGTCGTATACCACGACGATTGAACAAGTATTCGGTACAGGGATCATGGTGCCGGACTACGGATTCATGCTGAACAACGAACTGACTGATTTTGACGCTGTCCCAGGCGGCGCAAACGAAGTGCAGCCGAACAAGCGGCCGCTCAGCAGCATGACACCGACCATCGTGTTCGATGATGGCGAACCGGTCCTGACCGTAGGTTCACCGGGCGGGCCGACGATTATCACATCTGTCCTTCAAACGATTCTCCATGCAATCGAATACGATATGGAATTGAAAGCAGCCGTCGAAGAACCGCGGATCTATTCAAACAGTATCACTTCTTATCGCTATGAAGAAGGAGTGCCGGCTGAGGTGCTTACTGTCCTCAAGGGAATGGGGCACCGTTTCGGTTCTTCCCCGGTAGTTCTGGGAAATGTTCAGAGCATCCTGATTGACCGGGAATTAGGCCTGTTTAAGGGCGTGGCCGACTCCAGTCGGAATGGAGCTGCTATCGGTGTTGAGTACAGCAAGAAAGGCAAAGGGCATCCAAACGGAAAAGACGATAAGTGA
- a CDS encoding SGNH/GDSL hydrolase family protein produces MKTTQHSRTGALFAGVPFLRLKQAMKPLYIKRIVLLGDSVAYGYGTQGGLATYLKQTFPDSEVTNFGINGLTSDGLVERLQLHRWDEAIREADLVILNIGGNDLLRAFKTGGPQQLIRQFGQLKRNYRKNLLEIYRYIRDTSSNAMIVQNNLYNSMKKEVQYFGFTNLLITIWNTAIGEKDIIVARLNAMGKNRSIWLDSIHPNEDGYKIMNDLLKTTLADRGYSVHSGDH; encoded by the coding sequence TTGAAAACGACACAGCATTCACGGACGGGCGCCCTTTTTGCTGGGGTGCCGTTTCTTCGGTTGAAACAGGCAATGAAACCCCTGTATATTAAACGGATTGTCCTTCTTGGTGACTCTGTTGCTTATGGTTACGGAACGCAAGGCGGACTGGCAACCTATTTAAAACAGACGTTTCCTGACAGTGAAGTGACCAATTTCGGTATTAACGGCCTGACAAGTGACGGCCTGGTGGAACGGCTACAGCTTCATCGATGGGATGAAGCCATCCGGGAGGCAGATCTGGTTATCCTGAATATCGGAGGCAACGATTTGCTGCGTGCTTTCAAAACCGGCGGTCCGCAACAACTTATCCGCCAGTTCGGCCAGTTGAAACGCAATTACCGGAAGAATCTTTTGGAAATTTACCGGTATATCCGGGATACCAGCAGCAATGCGATGATTGTTCAAAACAATTTATATAATTCGATGAAGAAAGAAGTGCAGTACTTTGGTTTCACCAATTTGCTGATCACCATTTGGAATACGGCAATCGGCGAAAAAGACATCATTGTTGCGCGGCTGAATGCCATGGGGAAGAACCGCTCCATCTGGCTTGATTCGATTCACCCGAACGAGGATGGCTATAAAATCATGAATGATCTTTTGAAAACAACGTTGGCTGATCGGGGTTATTCCGTTCACTCTGGCGACCATTAA
- a CDS encoding ring-cleaving dioxygenase gives MNVKGIHHLTAITGDAQDNVNFYTEVLGMRLVKKTVNQDDTTAYHLFYGDERGNPGTELTFFDFVGVGPKKEGVSSISGTSLRVANDRALDYWRQRFEEFGVKHEPIEEFAGRNVIFFEDPEGQKLAIVSDEHNEGVAGGKPWDQSPVPTEHGILGLGPVKLTVRYAQPTQQVLQLLGFREKSRIPAIAEGQDEIIIMETGEGGSGAEVHLEPNDFLPVEQQGGGGVHHVAFRVDDEEELAKWADVLNRTGLPNSGLVERYYFQSLYFREPNGILFEFATDGPGFATDEPFETLGESLALPPFLENQRASIEANIKPINIKRS, from the coding sequence ATGAATGTTAAAGGAATCCATCACTTAACAGCAATCACCGGTGATGCACAGGATAATGTGAATTTCTATACGGAAGTGCTGGGCATGCGCCTTGTAAAGAAAACCGTTAATCAGGATGATACGACCGCATATCATTTGTTTTATGGAGACGAGCGGGGAAATCCCGGAACAGAACTGACTTTTTTCGATTTCGTGGGTGTAGGACCGAAAAAGGAAGGCGTCAGCAGTATCTCAGGCACGTCACTCCGGGTGGCGAATGACCGGGCGCTGGATTATTGGCGGCAGCGGTTTGAAGAATTCGGCGTGAAGCATGAACCGATCGAAGAATTCGCAGGGCGCAATGTCATTTTCTTTGAAGATCCGGAAGGGCAGAAGCTCGCAATCGTATCGGATGAGCACAATGAAGGCGTAGCAGGCGGCAAGCCATGGGATCAGAGTCCGGTTCCAACTGAGCATGGCATACTCGGACTTGGCCCGGTTAAGCTGACAGTCCGTTATGCGCAGCCCACTCAGCAAGTGCTCCAGCTGCTCGGTTTCCGGGAAAAGTCCCGCATTCCGGCGATTGCGGAGGGCCAGGACGAAATCATTATCATGGAAACAGGGGAAGGCGGCTCAGGAGCGGAAGTGCATCTTGAACCGAATGATTTTCTGCCGGTTGAACAGCAGGGAGGCGGCGGTGTCCACCATGTCGCATTTCGGGTAGATGATGAGGAAGAATTGGCAAAATGGGCCGATGTACTGAACCGGACCGGTCTGCCGAATTCCGGACTGGTGGAGCGCTATTATTTCCAGTCGCTGTATTTCCGTGAACCGAATGGTATCTTGTTCGAGTTCGCAACAGACGGTCCTGGCTTTGCAACAGACGAACCGTTCGAAACGCTTGGCGAATCGTTGGCGCTGCCGCCGTTTTTAGAAAATCAGCGGGCATCGATTGAAGCAAATATCAAGCCGATCAACATAAAGCGTTCATGA
- a CDS encoding RNA-guided endonuclease InsQ/TnpB family protein has product MPTLTMKLELMKPTRHKQAIYRQMTELNTRFANWLLGYEELARATSAHFRKFSDEKLPSAIVNQTIREVTSKKKNQKAKIFRRQWCVYNNQNFRIEHENGQYKVSFPTQEKRVGVPVVAKAHQLKRLELALSEGANIGTAMLHEKKGKWFVSVSFAFATPKPAETAKKMMGIDVGLDFLAVGSIGTHACFFSGREVAFHRRRHAARRKQLGKAKKLNAIRKSKGKEAQWMKEMNHLISRRLVDFAVANGVRTLRMEDLTGIRHSAKSKKEAGRNLHSWAHYQLQEFIAYKAAMAGIQVEYVKPDYTSQTCKCGHAEKANRKRHVFRCRTCGYQLHADLNAAINIAKAISGLSATKKAG; this is encoded by the coding sequence ATGCCGACATTGACGATGAAACTGGAACTGATGAAACCGACCCGACACAAACAGGCGATCTACCGCCAGATGACCGAATTGAATACCCGATTTGCCAATTGGCTCCTCGGCTATGAGGAATTGGCGAGGGCGACATCGGCGCATTTCAGGAAGTTCTCGGATGAAAAATTGCCGTCCGCCATCGTCAACCAGACGATTCGGGAAGTCACATCCAAAAAGAAAAACCAAAAAGCCAAAATCTTCCGTCGCCAGTGGTGCGTCTACAACAACCAGAACTTCCGCATTGAACACGAGAACGGGCAGTACAAGGTGTCATTCCCGACGCAGGAAAAGCGTGTCGGTGTGCCTGTCGTGGCGAAGGCGCACCAGCTGAAACGGCTGGAACTCGCCCTGTCGGAAGGGGCCAACATCGGCACGGCCATGTTGCACGAAAAGAAAGGCAAGTGGTTCGTGTCCGTCTCGTTTGCGTTCGCTACACCAAAACCGGCAGAAACAGCCAAAAAAATGATGGGCATCGACGTCGGATTGGACTTTCTCGCAGTCGGCTCCATTGGAACCCATGCCTGTTTCTTCTCTGGTAGAGAAGTGGCGTTCCACAGAAGACGCCACGCCGCCCGCAGAAAGCAACTCGGCAAGGCGAAGAAACTAAATGCTATTCGAAAGTCCAAAGGCAAGGAAGCGCAGTGGATGAAGGAGATGAACCATCTCATCAGCCGTCGGTTAGTCGATTTCGCAGTGGCGAACGGTGTTCGCACGCTACGAATGGAAGATCTGACCGGCATCCGTCATTCCGCTAAATCGAAGAAGGAAGCGGGACGGAACCTGCATTCGTGGGCACACTACCAGCTTCAGGAATTCATCGCATACAAAGCGGCCATGGCGGGAATCCAAGTGGAATACGTGAAACCGGACTACACCTCCCAGACCTGCAAGTGTGGACACGCCGAAAAAGCGAACCGGAAGCGGCATGTGTTCCGTTGCCGCACGTGCGGATACCAGCTGCACGCCGACCTGAACGCCGCCATCAATATCGCCAAGGCGATTAGCGGACTGTCGGCAACGAAGAAAGCAGGATAG
- a CDS encoding NRDE family protein: MCLINFQFHNDPRYKLVLAANRDEFYGRPTAPAHFWEDSPDLLAGRDLKEMGTWMGVTRNGRFAALTNFRDPDRETSGKRSRGEIVQNYLTGNESSEAFLQNLDPSAYNGFNILAGTPDALFYLNNVEGNVQAVSPGVHGVSNHFLDTPWPKVQKGKAGLRAALEEDDVNIEKLFQLLQDAEAAEDVSLPDTGVGIELERKLSPLFIRMPDYGTRASTVLTIDRHNQVTFIERIYEEGIFQTENRFTFSAG, encoded by the coding sequence ATGTGTCTTATTAATTTTCAATTCCACAATGACCCGCGCTATAAACTTGTGCTTGCAGCGAATCGGGATGAGTTCTACGGCAGGCCGACCGCACCTGCTCATTTTTGGGAAGATTCACCGGATTTGCTGGCCGGGCGGGATTTAAAAGAAATGGGTACTTGGATGGGGGTGACCAGGAATGGCCGGTTTGCGGCGCTTACGAATTTCCGGGACCCCGACCGGGAAACATCCGGAAAGCGGTCCCGCGGTGAGATTGTCCAGAATTACTTAACGGGCAATGAGTCATCGGAAGCCTTTCTGCAGAACTTGGATCCGTCTGCTTATAATGGATTCAATATCCTTGCAGGTACACCTGATGCACTCTTTTATCTCAATAACGTTGAAGGGAATGTGCAGGCTGTCTCCCCCGGCGTCCATGGCGTCAGCAATCATTTCCTGGATACACCCTGGCCGAAAGTTCAAAAGGGAAAAGCAGGACTACGCGCTGCGCTTGAGGAAGATGACGTAAACATAGAAAAGCTGTTCCAATTGCTGCAGGATGCAGAAGCGGCAGAAGATGTCAGCCTGCCGGACACAGGTGTGGGAATCGAACTCGAGCGGAAATTATCCCCATTGTTTATCCGCATGCCCGACTACGGAACAAGGGCATCCACTGTTCTGACCATCGATCGGCACAATCAAGTGACATTCATCGAACGGATATACGAAGAAGGAATTTTTCAGACCGAAAACCGTTTCACCTTTTCAGCTGGCTAA